A region of Lycium barbarum isolate Lr01 chromosome 3, ASM1917538v2, whole genome shotgun sequence DNA encodes the following proteins:
- the LOC132632842 gene encoding small ribosomal subunit protein mL104 (rPPR9), producing MRRITSPFHLRTLVHRCISSSSATNQTHHLHLHLHLPQQQPLSKPHFFTSPFSTTFRSFSSSQNDDIEETNAHSLSSELVKELDAESLSIPQRLDLSFSHVTLTPSLILTTLNLSPEAGRTVLGFFNWVKSKESFNLDDEVVSFFVDYFGRRKDFKAVHDVLSDGVGINGRKTLECMVDRLVRAGRTTQAVAFFENMEKDYGFVRDLDSLKLVVSRLCEHGFASYAEKMVKSLASEFFPDEYICDMLIRGWCIDGKLDEAQRLAGEMYRGGFEIGTSAYNAILDCVCKLCRKKDPFRLQNEAENVLLEMEEKGVPRDVETFNVLITNLCKIRKTEDALNLFYRMAEWGCNPDETTFLTLIRSLYQAARVGEGDEMIDRMKSAGFGDALDKKAYYEFLKILCGIERIDHALSVFAKMKEDGCQPGLKTYDLLMGRLVAHNRVDKANALYKEAESNGLAVEPKAYMVHPRFAKKKPTAVKKEKKRLTLPEKMARKRTKLKKIRLSFVKKPKKMARRAF from the coding sequence ATGCGTCGAATCACGTCTCCGTTCCACCTCCGTACACTCGTCCATCGTTGCATTTCTTCATCATCAGCAACCAATCAAACTCACCACCTTCACCTTCACCTTCACCTTCCCCAACAACAACCCCTTTCCAAACCCCACTTTTTTACTTCACCATTTTCCACCACTTTCAGATCCTTCTCTTCTTCCCAAAATGATGATATTGAGGAAACTAATGCTCACTCACTTTCATCTGAGCTTGTTAAGGAACTTGATGCTGAATCTTTATCCATTCCACAAAGACTCGATCTTTCCTTTTCACATGTAACTTTGACCCCTTCCTTAATCCTTACCACACTCAATCTTTCACCTGAAGCAGGCAGAACGGTTCTTGGGTTTTTTAATTGGGTTAAGTCTAAGGAAAGTTTCAATCTTGATGATGAGGTTGTGTCTTTCTTTGTTGATTATTTTGGGAGGAGAAAGGATTTTAAAGCTGTTCATGATGTGCTTAGTGACGGGGTTGGGATAAATGGAAGGAAGACGTTGGAATGTATGGTTGATAGACTTGTAAGGGCTGGGAGAACTACTCAAGCTGTGGCtttttttgaaaatatggagaaagaTTATGGGTTTGTTAGGGATTTGGATTCTTTGAAGTTGGTTGTTTCTAGGTTGTGTGAACATGGTTTTGCTAGCTATGCTGAGAAAATGGTGAAGAGTTTGGCGAGTGAGTTCTTTCCGGATGaatatatatgtgatatgttgaTTAGGGGTTGGTGTATTGATGGGAAACTTGACGAGGCACAGCGGTTAGCTGGGGAGATGTATAGAGGTGGGTTTGAGATTGGGACGTCTGCGTATAATGCTATTCTTGATTGTGTTTGCAAGTTGTGTAGGAAGAAGGATCCTTTCCGGCTTCAAAACGAGGCGGAGAATGTGTTGCTAGAAATGGAGGAGAAGGGTGTTCCGAGGGACGTGGAAACCTTTAATGTTTTGATCACTAACTTATGTAAGATCAGGAAAACGGAGGATGCTTTGAATCTGTTTTATAGGATGGCGGAGTGGGGTTGTAATCCCGATGAGACTACGTTTCTCACTCTTATTAGGAGCTTGTACCAGGCTGCTAGGGTTGGAGAGGGTGATGAAATGATTGATAGGATGAAATCAGCCGGATTTGGGGATGCGCTTGATAAGAAGGCGTATTATGAGTTTTTGAAAATATTATGTGGGATTGAAAGAATCGATCATGCTTTGAGTGTCTTTGCTAAGATGAAAGAAGATGGTTGCCAGCCGGGGTTAAAGACATACGACTTGTTGATGGGAAGGCTGGTTGCTCATAATCGTGTTGACAAAGCAAATGCACTTTATAAGGAAGCCGAGAGCAATGGGTTGGCAGTTGAGCCAAAGGCCTATATGGTCCATCCTAGATTTGCAAAGAAGAAACCTACTGCtgtgaagaaggagaagaagcggTTGACATTGCCTGAGAAAATGGCTAGAAAGAGGACAAAGCTAAAGAAAATCCGCCTAAGTTTTGTGAAGAAGCCTAAGAAAATGGCCCGCCGAGCATTTTAA
- the LOC132632841 gene encoding COBRA-like protein 4, whose translation MSQKRISLDRKDYSDQCQILFPLAKLIFFAVVLPSILPHADAFDPLDPFGNITIKWDVMSWTPDGYVAVVTMNNFQMYRHIMSPGWTLGWNWPKKEVMWSIVGAQTTEQGDCSKFQGNVPHCCKKDPVLVDLLPGVPYKQQFSNCCKGGVLASWGEDPSESVSAFQISVGLAGTSNKTVKLPKNFSLLGPGPGYSCGPAKIVPSTVFLTDDHRRKTQALMTWNVTCTYSQFLSSKYPSCCVSFSTFYNDTITPCPSCACGCSHKHNCIMGDSEKLKRKGINTPKKDNEPLLQCTHHMCPIRVHWHVKINYKDYWRVKIAITNFNYRLNHTQWTLVAQHPNLNNVTQVFSFNYKPLVPYQSINDTGMFYGMKFYNDLLMEAGPSGNVQSEVLMQKDKNTFTLKSGWGFPRRVYFNGDECKLPPPDSYPILPNSAEKIPFSFPSTAICTILMIFLTW comes from the exons ATGTCTCAGAAAAGAATATCTCTTGATCGAAAAGATTACTCCGATCAATGCCAAATCTTATTTCCTCTAGCAAAGTTAATATTTTTCGCAGTCGTCTTGCCTTCTATCTTGCCTCATGCAG ATGCATTTGATCCATTGGATCCATTTGGGAACATCACAATAAAATGGGACGTCATGTCTTGGacaccagatggctatgtg GCTGTTGTAACGATGAATAATTTCCAAATGTATCGGCATATTATGAGCCCTGGATGGACTTTAGGCTGGAACTGGCCAAAGAAAGAAGTGATGTGGTCCATAGTGGGAGCACAAACAACAGAGCAAGGTGATTGTTCCAAGTTTCAAGGAAATGTACCACACTGCTGCAAGAAGGACCCCGTACTTGTTGACTTGCTTCCTGGAGTTCCCTATAAACAACAGTTCAGCAACTGCTGCAAAGGTGGGGTCCTCGCGTCTTGGGGTGAAGATCCTTCAGAGTCGGTATCTGCCTTTCAGATTAGTGTTGGACTTGCTGGAACATCAAACAAGACAGTAAAACTACCCAAGAATTTCAGTCTGCTTGGTCCAGGACCAGGCTACAGTTGTGGCCCTGCAAAGATAGTGCCGTCCACGGTTTTCCTCACTGATGATCATAGGCGAAAAACTCAAGCATTGA TGACCTGGAACGTGACATGCACCTATTCTCAGTTTCTTTCATCCAAGTACCCGAGTTGTTGTGTTTCTTTCTCAACTTTCTACAATGACACAATCACTCCTTGCCCATCCTGTGCTTGTGGTTGCAGTCATAAACACAATTGCATCAT GGGAGACTCGGAAAAATTGAAAAGGAAGGGAATAAACACTCCAAAAAAGGATAATGAACCACTGCTACAATGCACGCACCACATGTGCCCAATAAGAGTGCATTGGCATGTTAAGATCAATTACAAGGATTATTGGAGAGTCAAGATTGCTATCACTAACTTCAATTACAGATTGAACCATACACAGTGGACACTGGTGGCACAACATCCTAATCTCAACAATGTCACTCAAGTTTTCAGCTTCAACTACAAGCCTCTCGTCCCTTACCAATCCATTA ATGACACTGGCATGTTCTATGGTATGAAGTTTTACAATGATCTCTTGATGGAAGCCGGACCTTCTGGGAATGTTCAATCTGAGGTACTTATGCAAAAGGATAAGAACACATTTACACTGAAGTCAGGATGGGGATTTCCTCGGAGAGTCTACTTTAATGGAGATGAATGCAAACTTCCCCCTCCGGATTCATACCCAATTTTGCCCAACTCTGCTGAAAAAATACCATTTTCATTTCCAAGCACTGCAATTTGCACGATTTTGATGATTTTCCTCACCTGGTAA
- the LOC132632840 gene encoding COBRA-like protein 1, whose protein sequence is MEVCLCLSSSSRSITKFSSLAILMTSLFSLICFTSTDAYDALDPNGNITIKWDVISWTPDGYTAVVAMYNFQKYRHIQAPGWKLGWTWAKKEVIWGAVGGQATEQGDCSRFKVNIPHCCKRDPTIVDLLPGTPYNQQIANCCKGGVISSWVQDPEKAVSAFQLTVGQAGTSNKTVRLPKNFTLKAPGPGYTCGPATKGKPTKFPTPDGRRFTQALMTWNVTCTYSQFLAQKTPTCCVSLSSFYNDTIINCPTCACGCQNNITQPGTCVEPDSPYLASARLSSGKNDFRPLVQCTPHMCPIRVHWHVKTNYKAYWRVKITITNFNYRMNYSQWNLVVQHPNFDNLTQIFSFNYKPLVPYGSINDTAMFWGIKYYNDLLMQSGPSGNVQSEVILQKDKSTFTFDEGWAFPRKVYFNGDNCVMPPADVYPYLPNASVHSVLTLPHSLAAILISLILLCSHNL, encoded by the exons ATGGAGGTCTGCCTTTGTCTCAGTTCCAGCTCAAGATCAATCACTAAATTTAGCAGTTTAGCTATTCTGATGACCTCCTTGTTTTCTCTTATATGCTTTACGTCTACAG ACGCTTATGATGCACTAGATCCCAATGGAAATATTACCATCAAGTGGGATGTTATATCGTGGACTCCAGATGGATATACT GCTGTTGTTGCAATGTATAACTTCCAAAAGTATCGTCATATTCAAGCACCGGGGTGGAAATTGGGTTGGACATGGGCCAAAAAAGAAGTAATCTGGGGTGCAGTTGGAGGTCAAGCCACAGAGCAAGGAGACTGTTCAAGATTCAAAGTGAACATCCCTCATTGCTGCAAAAGGGATCCAACCATTGTCGACTTGTTGCCAGGAACTCCGTATAACCAGCAAATTGCAAATTGTTGCAAAGGTGGAGTAATTAGCTCGTGGGTTCAAGATCCGGAGAAAGCTGTTAGCGCATTCCAGCTGACTGTCGGTCAAGCAGGAACAAGTAACAAAACCGTGAGGTTGCCAAAAAACTTCACCCTCAAGGCACCGGGGCCTGGATATACTTGTGGGCCTGCAACGAAGGGGAAACCAACCAAGTTTCCAACACCAGATGGAAGGAGGTTCACTCAAGCTTTGA TGACATGGAATGTTACTTGCACCTATTCACAGTTCCTAGCTCAGAAGACACCCACTTGTTGTGTCTCACTATCCTCTTTCTACAACGACACAATTATAAACTGCCCGACTTGCGCATGTGGTTGCCAAAATAACATAACTCAACCGGGAACATGCGTAGA ACCGGACTCCCCTTATTTAGCTTCAGCACGTCTAAGTTCCGGAAAGAATGATTTCAGACCTCTGGTCCAATGTACTCCTCATATGTGTCCCATTAGAGTTCATTGGCATGTTAAGACCAACTATAAAGCTTACTGGAGGGTAAAAATCACAATAACAAATTTTAACTACAGAATGAATTATTCCCAGTGGAATCTTGTTGTTCAGCACCCCAACTTTGACAATCTCACCCAGATATTCAGCTTTAATTATAAGCCACTGGTCCCGTATGGTTCCATTA ATGATACTGCTATGTTTTGGGGAATCAAATATTACAATGATCTGCTAATGCAGAGCGGACCTTCTGGAAATGTGCAATCAGAGGTCATACTTCAGAAGGATAAATCGACCTTCACCTTTGACGAAGGATGGGCTTTCCCTCGAAAGGTTTACTTTAATGGGGACAATTGTGTTATGCCACCTGCGGATGTCTATCCCTACCTACCAAATGCTAGTGTCCACAGTGTGCTTACTCTACCTCACTCTTTGGCCGCAATTTTGATATCTCTTATTCTACTATGTTCACATAACTTGTAA
- the LOC132632839 gene encoding COBRA-like protein 4 codes for MESKISWNSATITFLLFALCSGAAAYDALDPKGNITIKWDVVSWTPDGYVAVVTMNNFQMYRPITNPGWTLGWTWAKNEVIWSMLGAQATDQGDCSKFRSNMPHSCEKSPEIVDLLPNTPYNQQVANCCTGGVLASRGQDPSASVSAFQIAVGSAGTTNRTVKLPKNFTLDAPGDGYICGPAKVVSPSIFITPDQRRITRAMMTWRVICTYSQFLASPKPTCCVSLSSFNSSNSQDRSYTPCPLCSCGCENISNCVMKTPSEQVVNKGALKCTKYMCPINVHWHVNSNFKRWWGVKITITNLNYVFNYRQWTLIVQHPYLNNATQVPAFSYKPHMPNLSNNDTALFYGRKPYTDVLMQAGPNGNVHSDLTPNKDGKKLDQKKGWAFPQRVYFNGNPCVMPSPESYPFVPDPVHGRDR; via the exons ATGGAGTCCAAGATTTCATGGAACTCAGCTACTATAACATTTCTCCTTTTTGCGTTATGTTCTGGTGCAG CTGCCTATGATGCATTGGATCCAAAGGGAAACATAACAATCAAATGGGATGTGGTTTCTTGGACTCCTGATGGTTATGTG GCAGTGGTGACAATGAACAATTTCCAAATGTATCGTCCTATAACGAACCCTGGATGGACTTTAGGTTGGACATGGGCAAAGAATGAGGTAATTTGGTCCATGTTGGGAGCACAAGCTACTGATCAAGGGGATTGTTCAAAGTTTAGATCCAATATGCCTCACAGCTGTGAGAAAAGTCCTGAAATTGTTGACTTGCTTCCAAATACCCCTTATAACCAGCAAGTTGCTAATTGCTGCACGGGTGGCGTTTTAGCATCCAGGGGACAAGACCCTTCTGCTTCTGTCTCAGCATTTCAGATAGCTGTTGGCTCTGCTGGGACTACAAACAGAACTGTCAAACTTCCCAAAAATTTCACTTTGGATGCACCAGGTGATGGCTATATCTGTGGTCCTGCTAAAGTTGTCAGTCCCTCTATTTTCATCACGCCTGATCAACGACGAATAACAAGGGCTATGA TGACATGGAGAGTGATCTGCACTTACTCTCAGTTCTTAGCCTCTCCGAAACCAACATGTTGTGTCTCCTTGTCTTCTTTCAACTCTTCTAATTCTCAGGACAGAAGTTATACACCTTGCCCTTTGTGTTCTTGTGGCTGCGAAAACATTAGCAACTGTGTCAT GAAGACACCAAGTGAACAGGTAGTAAATAAGGGGGCGTTGAAATGCACAAAGTACATGTGCCCTATCAATGTGCATTGGCATGTGAATTCAAACTTCAAAAGGTGGTGGGGAGTGAAGATCACCATCACAAACTTGAACTATGTATTCAATTATAGACAATGGACGCTCATCGTTCAACATCCGTACCTCAACAATGCTACTCAAGTTCCTGCCTTTTCATACAAACCGCATATGCCCAACCTATCAAACA ATGATACTGCCTTGTTTTATGGGAGAAAACCATACACTGATGTCCTGATGCAAGCTGGACCAAATGGAAATGTCCACTCAGATTTAACACCTAACAAGGATGGAAAAAAACTTGATCAAAAGAAAGGTTGGGCTTTCCCTCAGAGGGTCTACTTCAATGGCAATCCATGTGTGATGCCATCTCCTGAATCTTACCCATTTGTTCCGGACCCGGTTCATGGTAGAGATCGGTAG